One window from the genome of Amycolatopsis sp. NBC_01480 encodes:
- a CDS encoding MCE family protein encodes MRNLAAPLVKSLIFILVTAVATVVLALSITGGTVGSAQVYGATFLDATALNVGDDVRISGVKVGQVESLDITDHNRAHVSFSLEQGRTLPSDVSAVIKYRNMVGQRYIALDRGEPGAGTLPPGGEIPLSRTTPALDLTDLFNGFKPLFQALSPKDVNDLSGEIVQVLQGEGGTVDDLLAHTGSLTTTLADRDQVIGRVIDNLNSVLKTVNGKGDALATLISTLRQLVSGLAGDRTAIGDAIGGIADLSQSTAGLFEQARPGLKDSISGLGALSQNLNTGQSDVDNFLNKLPPKLNDLGRIGSYGSWLNFYLCSATLQTSPPRGVPATAARCGA; translated from the coding sequence ATGAGGAACCTCGCCGCGCCACTGGTCAAGAGCCTGATCTTCATCCTGGTCACGGCCGTCGCCACGGTGGTGCTCGCGCTGTCGATCACCGGCGGCACCGTGGGCAGCGCGCAGGTCTACGGCGCCACCTTCCTCGATGCGACGGCGCTGAACGTCGGCGACGACGTGCGGATCTCCGGGGTCAAGGTGGGCCAGGTCGAGAGCCTGGACATCACCGACCACAACCGCGCGCACGTCAGCTTTTCGCTGGAGCAGGGGCGCACGCTGCCGTCGGACGTCAGCGCGGTGATCAAGTACCGCAACATGGTCGGCCAGCGCTACATCGCGCTGGACCGGGGCGAGCCCGGCGCCGGCACGTTGCCGCCGGGCGGCGAAATCCCGCTGTCCCGGACCACCCCAGCGCTCGACCTGACCGACCTGTTCAACGGCTTCAAACCGTTGTTCCAGGCGCTCTCGCCGAAGGACGTCAACGACCTGTCCGGCGAGATCGTGCAGGTGCTGCAGGGCGAGGGCGGGACGGTCGACGACCTGCTGGCGCACACCGGCTCGCTGACCACCACGCTGGCCGACCGCGACCAGGTGATCGGCCGGGTGATCGACAACCTGAACTCGGTGCTGAAAACCGTCAACGGCAAGGGGGACGCGCTCGCGACGCTCATCTCCACCCTGCGCCAGCTCGTCTCCGGGCTGGCCGGCGACCGCACCGCGATCGGCGACGCGATCGGCGGCATCGCCGACCTGTCGCAGTCCACCGCCGGCCTGTTCGAGCAGGCCCGGCCGGGGCTGAAGGACAGCATCTCCGGGCTGGGCGCGCTGTCGCAGAACCTGAACACCGGACAGTCCGATGTGGACAACTTCCTGAACAAGCTGCCGCCGAAGCTCAACGACCTCGGCCGGATCGGCTCGTACGGCTCGTGGCTGAACTTCTACCTGTGCAGCGCCACGCTGCAGACGTCGCCGCCTCGCGGCGTCCCTGCGACCGCGGCGAGGTGTGGCGCGTGA
- a CDS encoding MCE family protein has translation MSRHARLRKAGVRTAGVLFLAVMSVFVLITIKVYDKDFVASVPVTLKADRVGNQLREGGQVKARGVVVGEIRGVRAVAGGAEISLALEPDKVDRLPRDVSALLVPKTLFGERYVQLSIPAADRTPPLKAGDVIAQDHSANAIELERVFDNLLPLLQAVQPQKLATTLTAVSTALQGRGAQLGQTLAQASDYLKQFNPDLPRLDQNVHDLATVSHLYGDIAPDLLDALSASAVTLGTVNEKRGDLGALYQQVTASSGDITTFLQRNGNNIISLSADSRRPLEIGAEYSPSFPCTLQALTNLKPDMNKVLGAGTNQPGLHVEISVTQSRGKYVPGKDDPVYNATGGPRCYPSGVVPTTGTAAAAPGTSAHPLLPGADGDLGVANSPQEQELLATLVAPSIGVPTGQVPSWGSVLVGPLYRGTEVKLK, from the coding sequence ATGAGCCGGCACGCGCGGCTGCGCAAGGCGGGCGTCCGGACCGCGGGGGTGCTGTTCCTGGCCGTGATGTCGGTGTTCGTGCTGATCACGATCAAGGTCTACGACAAGGACTTCGTCGCGTCCGTGCCGGTCACGCTCAAGGCCGACCGCGTCGGCAACCAGCTACGCGAAGGCGGCCAGGTGAAGGCGCGCGGGGTCGTCGTCGGTGAGATCCGCGGCGTGCGCGCGGTGGCCGGCGGCGCGGAGATCTCGCTCGCGCTCGAGCCGGACAAGGTGGACCGGCTCCCGCGTGACGTCTCCGCGCTGCTGGTCCCGAAGACGCTGTTCGGCGAGCGCTACGTCCAGCTGTCGATCCCGGCCGCGGACCGGACGCCGCCGCTGAAGGCCGGCGACGTGATCGCGCAGGACCACTCGGCCAACGCGATCGAGCTGGAACGCGTCTTCGACAACCTCCTGCCCCTGCTCCAAGCCGTGCAGCCGCAGAAGCTCGCGACCACGCTGACGGCGGTCTCCACCGCGTTGCAGGGCCGCGGCGCCCAGCTCGGGCAGACGCTGGCCCAGGCGTCGGACTACCTCAAGCAGTTCAACCCCGACCTGCCCCGGCTGGACCAGAACGTGCACGACCTCGCCACCGTTTCCCATCTGTACGGCGACATCGCGCCGGATCTGCTCGACGCGCTGTCCGCCTCCGCGGTCACGCTCGGCACCGTCAACGAGAAGCGCGGCGACCTCGGCGCGCTGTACCAGCAGGTGACAGCGTCCTCTGGCGACATCACGACTTTCTTGCAGCGCAACGGGAACAACATCATCTCGCTGTCCGCCGACAGCCGGCGGCCGCTGGAGATCGGGGCCGAGTACTCCCCCAGCTTCCCCTGCACGCTGCAGGCGCTGACCAACCTGAAGCCCGACATGAACAAGGTGCTCGGCGCCGGCACGAACCAGCCCGGCCTGCACGTGGAGATCTCGGTGACGCAGTCGCGCGGCAAGTACGTGCCCGGCAAGGACGACCCGGTGTACAACGCCACCGGCGGCCCCCGCTGTTACCCCAGCGGCGTCGTGCCGACCACCGGCACCGCGGCGGCCGCGCCCGGCACGTCGGCGCACCCGCTGCTGCCCGGCGCCGACGGCGACCTCGGCGTCGCGAATTCGCCGCAGGAGCAGGAGTTGCTGGCCACGCTCGTCGCGCCGTCGATCGGCGTGCCCACCGGGCAGGTGCCCTCGTGGGGCAGCGTGCTCGTCGGCCCGCTCTACCGCGGCACGGAGGTGAAGCTCAAATGA